Within the Marasmius oreades isolate 03SP1 chromosome 10, whole genome shotgun sequence genome, the region TTGGACATGCATTAGACGCCAGGGAATATCGACTGCTCCTTCCCTCAGCACAACTTGTATCAGAGCACCAGTATCGTCTGAGACAAACACCGTTCTACGTGAGCCCAGTCAGAATTGCCCATGCCCAGGAAAAAGATAGGCACCTGAGGATTTGTTGTCTTCTCATAACTGCTTGCCAGCTCTTCTTCACTCGCTGTGCATCCACACCTTCCATGCATCGATACATGAAGTGCTGAACATAAGATTGCGGGTCCTGTATCGTCCTAAATAGTATGCCTCCTTGAACTGGGAACAAAGGCAAAACGACCTCGATATCGCTGGGTGCAAACACAGACTTCGCCGTGACCTCCATCTCTTCATCTACGAGACGTCTGTCCTTGCCGCTTCGTTCTTGAGCTTGGTCCAGGTTCAGGACAAGTCGACTAATGTCCTGAACAACAGGCTTCTCCATCACTCCAGCGGCATCCACTCTAATCGCAAACTCTTTCCTAAGCTCTCCCGCCAAAGCAGCGAATTTCAACGAATCGAAGCCACACTCGAATAGATTTGTTCGATGATGAAGTCCGGTTTTGTCATCGCTGGTAACTCTTCGGATTATGTCCATGATGCGAAGCTCCGTTTCCGTTGCAGCCCTCTCTTCAACTCCCTTATCTAGACCACCTCCTGACCCTTCAATTTCCAGCAACTGCTTCATTCCCATCTCCCTAAACAGAGTCTTGAGCACCTTGCTCTCAACCTTTCCGTTCAAGCTCAACGGAAGCCAACCCAACGGAATGATGTAACTCGGTCTCATATACACCGCTAACTCTTTTTCCGATTTgtctctcatcttcttcacATTCACCTTCATCTCATCCGTCAAAATCACGGGTGGGACCTCCGTTCGTCGTCGCTGGAAGGTGATCGATGAATCATGAATAGCCACAAACGAGACTAACAATTCACTCGACGCCGCCGAAATCTCCGGGTGCGTAGCTATCATTGTCGCAGCATCCACTTCGGCGTCGACAGCAGAACGGAGGACATTGGAGATGCCTTCCGCTTCAATACGAACTCCTCGTAATTTGATTTGCGTGTCGATTCGACCCATAATTTCCAAGCTACCATCAGGCATCATTCTGACAAGGTCACCGGTCCTGTAGCCCCGTTTCCCCTCATATTCGATGAACACCTTCTTCGTGACTTCTGGTAACCCGATGTATCCCACTCCGATCAAGGGCCCACAGACGAGCAGCTCACCAGGAGTTCCTCGAGGAACCAGCTTTAGATCATGTTTGGGATCGACGACATAAGCATGGCAGGATTCAAACGGCCTTCCGATATTTTCTTTCCGGTCGTTAGGAGAAACCCGTCGAGATGTACAGCCTACGGTGGCTTCTGTGGGTCTGCAAAGAGGACGAACTTTGAGTAACTAGGTTTATATCCCGTTCAAATGCTTACCCGTAGAAGTTGGCTAATATTACTCTCGGGTGGTTAGCCCATTTCTTTAGCAGCTGGAAAATAAAAAGGGACAGTTAGCTAGTTGAATTGTGGTGGACGAAGATATTGAATTACCGAGTCGCTCATTTTTTCGCCTCCACTGACCAAATACttcagcttctcttcctcgccAGTTAACGTAGCCTCAATCATGCTCGGCACCATTCCGAGGTGCGTTATTCCTAGTCCCTTGATGACGCCCTTCAAGTCGGCTAATAATTCGTATCGCTGTCCACTAACAAGGCGAATGCCCAGACGCCATGACTGGGTGATCTCGGATATGTGAACATCAAACGCAATCGCTAATGAAGTTATGCTAAATAAACTATGAGAGGAAAGGGTTTAAGAGAGACATACAAGCCAGAGCAAGTCTCTTATCCGTGTCGGCGTTCGTCACCTTTGCAGGGAAAACAGACATCGCTTCGATGGCCCAGTAGAGCCCACGATGATTGAGAAGACATCCCTTTGGTGTTCCAGTCGTTCCTTACGAGCTAATATGAGTACTAAAAGATGTTTGAGGGCTCGAGGCCTTACCAGATGTATACAACAGATACGCCAACTTATCGAGCTCGGCATGACAGATATCGGACGTGtcagtttcttcttcgatCATGCTCTGCACTCCGGGATCATCAAGCACCACCGCACGGTCACCGAAGATGGAAGCTTGTTCAGGGGTTGTGATAACCAGGAGAGCATTACTGTCGGTTGCGATGTATCTCTTGCGCTCGATAGGGAGATCCGGATCAATCTTTGGTGGCAGTTTAGAACGAAAACAATATAAAAAAGAACAGAGTAGCGCACGGAAACATAACATCCACCAGCTTTCCATATTCCCGCATGGGCAACGTAGAAATGGACGTCCCTACTCCTACACACAGCAATCCTGTCTTCCCTCCCTACATGAAGTTTCTTGTGTCGAATTAGCCATCTGGCTAACTTGTTACTCCTTTCATTCAACTCTTTATATGTGATAGTGTCGGGAGGATGGTCCAATCCATGTGTTATGTAAACTTCGTGTGCTATCGCATCAGGACGTTCCCGAGCGTTCTTCGAGAGCCACGATAAGGTAAGAACGGTCCTTGAGTCGTCGTAGGGTGGCTCATAAGCCGACATAAGGCTTCTTGGGAGAGACAAGGGAGCGGTTACGGCCACAGAGGAGGCTTCGACCGAGGAAACGAAGATACATGTCTGATATACTTGTCGCAAGAGTATATCAGCAGAGACTTGCGATAGGATAGTAGTCGAGTACCACAGAAACAACCTGCCGGTAGTCGGATTGGCGCGGAGAAAGAGCGGAGTTGAGGTCGATACCTCTGGTGAGGAAGGATCCCAATAAAATACGACTGGAAATGGGTCTCGACCCGCTTTCAACCCCCACTTCGAAGCAAGTTCGTCTTCATCAACACCGCTCCCAGACCAGACCTGGTCTTCCAAGTCTCTCGCGAAAGCTTCGAAGGATGCCGAAGGTTCTAACTCTCCTGGCAACTTGGAGCGGAATGGTACTCGTGGCCGCACACCATTGGCAAACACGAAGTCTGTAGAGTCGAGGTACAGCAATATGACCTTGGAGAAGGAAGCTCTTAGAAGGGGTTCCGTAACATTCCTCGTGTCGAATGACAACTCCACGCATTCCTGACCCTCTGGAGGATGCCTTGACCCAGTTCCCAAGTCCGGTAATGGTTGAAAAGAGTAGTCATCTAAAAGGGAGGACATGGTGGTAGAGGTGGAGAACAAAACGTATTTGGAAAGATCATGCTGAAGAAATGCGACTGCTCGGAAGAACGTACTCCTAGTGCAGGAGCGACAATGTGGTCACAAATCAACCCGGACCGATGAATCTTATCTGATCAGATATTGCAATTAGATTATCCAAATTTGATACTCGTGTCCCAATTCTCCCGAGGTACCCGTGTTATAATCTAATCAGATGAATCAGATGAATATCTGATCAGGCTTCAAATATTTACAACACCCATCACCTGCATTAATATTCCCATTCCTCCAAGATGGCATCCACTACCACCAGAACCTCAGGCTACGTTCGAGAAAAATACACCCCACCCATCATTCACTCATTCACTCTTCCAGACCATTCCTCTGTTCGTACCACAGAATTCGACGGCGTTATTGGGGTCGACTTGCCTTCCCTTTCAATTCACTTTGAACACTCCCAAAGGTCCCTCAGAACAAGCCCACATGGGATCGTTAACGATGATAGGGCTGTATCATCTCCCGCTGTTGTCATGAAACCCAAAGAGCCTTCTGAATTAACTATTGCAGATGTCTGGATATCGCTTTACGCGTTTTGGATTCATCGATCGCAACTCGAAGTTCACCCGCTCATCCTGGCCGATTCCACTTCTCTCAAAAACATCGATGAAGTTTTAACCTATCTCACACATTCCGGACTTGCATTCGTGCCGCCAGACGCACAGTCTCCACACGAACTTCTGATCATTCGAGCATCCTTCTGGCAAGGAGCTGGTGCACCGACACATCTCCACTGGCTTCGTACCccaattccatctcccagcCTGAGTCTCCTCAATCCATTCCCATTCACTCAGTCTTTCACTCGTTCAGAACACGTTCTGACCACTCATCCCTTGCGGCCGCCTAAACCTGCTCCCGGATCCGTCATCTACTCCAGGTACATTCACCAAGTAGGCGAACACCTCACACTCACCCATATCGACGCGTCCAACCCCGATCATTTTGCTTCCTACGCCAAATGGCAAAACTCCGATCGTGTTAATGTAGGATGGCGCGAGAAAGGCCCTGATGATAAACACAGAGTTTTCCTTGCTAATCGTCTGGCAGATAAACACATCATGGGATTTATCGTTGCTTGGAACGGCGAATTGGCAGGATATGGTGAAATGACCTGGGCTAAAGAAGACCTGATGGGAACATATGTTGGTGGTCTTGGGGACTATGATCAGGGCACGCACTTGCTGATTGGTGAGGAGAAGTTCAGAGGACGCCAACGGTGTACGTTTTAtagcttctcttcccaaGGCTCATGCTAATTACACATATTCTCTTTGTAGTCACTGCTGTGATGACCTCGATGAAGCACGCATGCTTCCTCCGAGATCCTAGGACAGAGGTCGTTGTTGGGGAGCCTCGCGCCGATTTACCAATTGTTCCAATGCTCATTGCATACCTTCCGCAAGAATTGAACAGGGTAGGTATTTGTTTAACCTCCCTTACGTATTGTCAAGGCTCATCGTTTTTGTTCCAGGAATTCGAGCTCCCTCATAAACGCGGAGTGTATTTTGCTTTACGCAGGGAAAGATTCTTCCAAGCTGCCATGCTTGATTGAGAAAGTTCCGAAGCGTCAAGAAAGGAACGCGCGATCATCGAGGAGTGACTCGTGTATGAGCAACAGACAATGTACAAATCGCATATAACGATACAAAAAAATGTTCTCGAGAGCAATTCCAAAGTTTCCTCTCATCGTGCCGTCAATCACTGTCCCCCAAGTTGTTCCTGATATCCTCCCAAATGATTTTGCCATCTTCCCCCCCTTGAAAGTAATAAGATGCTCCCAATTGTCCTATTACAGTAAATATAAGTATCACATcacgcaaaaaaaaatttaaAAAAGCATTTAAACGCACACCAAAATCATAAAGATACTGTACTCGAACGGCAACGCTCCACCACCCGGAGTCCTGCAACATGTCAAGGCGAGCGCGAGTCCAGCCGAGATGAGTGTGCCAGGGATCGGTATAAAAAAGTGAAGATACATCTGAAACGCAGAAGGGAAACGAATCAGATGGAGACGGGAGTTCCAGATCCGTATAGTCGGTGGTTAACGAGAACAACGCAGGTTGCACGACTTTTGAGTCTATAGGAGACTGGAGTTGTGCATTGGTGAGTTGGAGGCGAATGAAACAGCGGTCGCATCTGAGCCACCCATTACCGAACCTAACGTTCAACGATGACCCATCGAAGGAGTTCGAGAGGACGATGATACTCCTCGTGACTCAAGTCCTACTCCTCCTTGCAACTCTTGAGGTGATCTCTGGCTCGAAGTCTTAGCCAACTTCGAACCGCGACTTCCGTTTGGACGTTCACGTTCGTAGGTATCAGGGTTTAGAATCCGAGTTGCGGCGCCTTTTTCATCTTGAATGACATTAACACTGTAATCACACGCTATACAGGTTCAGGCGAGTCAAAAACTTCTTTCTCCCTCGTGGATGTTCTTCAAATATTGGCATCATGATTGCATTATGTCCAGAAAGTATCCAGTCTCCAACAAGTCCACATTATCCAAGAGTAAATCCAACTGCATGAGATAGGCTTAGATCGTAAACAGGAAAATTCGACTTGCTCAAAGGAAACACCTTCGTCCTTGCGCAGAGAGTCAGAGACCGAATCATCAGAAGTACGCTCAAGTGCCCTTTTGTTGCTCCGCCGGTTCTTGTCTCCTCTTCGGCCCGCTTCTTTGGTCTCCTTGATTTGAATTTTCGTCTTCATATCTTTCTGTCAAACCAGATCAAACTCCACCCTTCAACATTCAACGCTTTTTCGATTGTCGAACGATCCATTTCTGGAGTTAACCCCTGTCTTTGTCGAACGCAACCCAGAGTTTTCAGGCTCTTTTTTTTGGTCGGTCTGTATATGTAGTATGAGCTGACCGCAGTAGAAATAATCAGGTCTTTGAATTTGGGAGGAGTAAAGCGCGGTGCTTTGAATGATTGTTGTCCATTGCGACGTAGTTACCGCTGTCTAAGAGAATCCTATCGGTAAGAGAACAAGGATTCGCTCGGTCACGACTCACCGCTTTCCCACATGTGGGCGTCAGTGACGTATAGCGCTTGGCCTTCGCTACGCTTGGACACATGACGCCAGCGACGCCACACAGCtcatatgatttgatttaCTGTTGTTTACGCGTCTCGGGACGCGTCCTGCTCTCAACTTCCATCTCGCCATCCTCCAtcctctttccctctctGTCGGCGGAATAGCTGAGACCATGGATGACTCCTTAGGTGGTCTGTGCGCATGATTCCTAATAGACCAAACAATGCCAAATGACTTCCAGCCTATATCAACCTGCCCTCTGGAATGGCCCCTTTTCCCCAAGTTTCTTGCATCTTAGCTTGATACTTCGTACTTCTGTACAACCCTAGCATATCTTTGCATTTTCGCGTTTTAACCCACCTGCCCTACTTACCCTACTTGCCTACCATCATGCTTTCTGCTAGCCCTAACTGCTCCCTTTTCCGTCTCGCCGACGTTGTTGATGAGGTCGCGGTACCACTAACCTCCTATTCTAGCATCGCCTACCTCAAGGATGAGCTTACACTCGACGTTCCGATCCTCATGATCACCACCCCAGACGAAGAGGGTGCCGTGGCAAGTGTTCGTCGTCCTCGTCGTCCTCTTTCAATGTTGACCTGAACATTGTCTCAGATGACCTACCTCAATGATGACTACGTCTACGACGACGAGTTTGACTTTGTGGACAGCGAATCCGACTCCGATTCTGACAACAATGTTTTCAGCGAAATTGATTCTGATAGCGACAGCGAgtacgacgaagaggaatcGATGGACGTCAACTTCATTGTCGACCAGTACTTCAACTCTTCCGAAGCTGACatcgaagaagagaaagacgaCGACCTCTCATCGATCCTCGATCAGTTCCCAGCTGTACCGAAGAGCGAGTCGGAGGATGATAGCTTGAGCTCCATTCTTGACCAATTTCCTAAAGTTCCTCTGAGTGTTTGTTTAGTAGATGAGGAGCTCGGCGAATCGCTTATGCTTTCAAAGGGGTGGAGCACATTGATCGAGTCCCTCGAAGCCGAGAGCAAGGCAGTAAGTTGTCACCGCACTCCTTTGCCGATCGGATACTAATTAATACTGGCCCTCCAGAATGAATACAGAAAGTCGGAGAAAGGTGAGGCGTGGTGGACCGGTGCCGCTGTTTCACAGGGCGCACAGGTGAAGAGCGAGAAGGCGAGGAAGTTCAAGTGCAACGATGGCGAGGCGTGGTGGAAGTTCTAAGCGGTGATCTCCAGAGGTGAGTCGTCCCATCACTTTTACTGTCCAGTTCTCGTTGTGCATGCTGGTTCGTGTGCAAGAGAGCTGGAAGGGCGGCGCGTGTCATCGTGCCCCCCCTTCCCCGCTGAAGTTTAGATCTTCCGCACCGTTTTAAGCGTGCTTCGCTTTAAGCACTCCGCTTCAAGGTGTGTTTTTTCTTAGCTCGCATTCGATTCTATATACTGATACTGTCTTGCCTTTGCTACAGTGTGAGTGTGAGTGTGTGAGATCGCCCGAAATTCGACTTCGACGATCGCCATAGTGAGTCTTTGCTCCAAAGTGAGTGTTGTCTTTGTCATGGCATTCGTGCCATGACCCCGAGATGGGTCGGGGGTCACTGTCAGACTGCAAGTTGGCCCACTTGCGGTCTGACAGTGACACGGGTCGTGCCGGTGAGATTCCCAGCTCTTCTCTTAATTCATTCTTGGGCTAATATTTTTATATGCCATCGGTTGAATCTACAGGTCTATCGAGAGAAGTTTTCTGGTGGAGTGAAAGAGGTTGGTTTGCTCCTTTTTTACTCTCACTCGAATGATGGctgattttctttctttctgcatcGACGTTCCTCCCTTGAATCATGAAGCGAACGATGTGAGTCCATCAGATTGAAATGAGATCTCCCTTTACTTATTTTTCATTTTTCTAGGACACTCCTCAGCCGCATTGTGAAGGACTGACCAGGATTCGAAAATGAGCTGAATGGAAAGACGTCGAGAGTCGATTAGTTGCCGTGGTAGAGGTAGATATCACAATAACCCCATGTTAATTAACATCAATCGCGAGCACTGTGTTAGAATTATGAAGTGAGGAGATACTCAACGTCAGTTGCACTCTACCGGATTTCGTTGAGGTAATCTTCgaacttctctctctttcctttctctttcttcaatTTGAAAACTTGGGCTCCGCCGGACTGTCCGTAGACATGCGCCATTATCCATACTTAAGCCAAAGGATCACAGAATTAGTCTAATAGATTCTGCAGAAAAATGCGAATATATTTCCCGAACCAATTCACCTCGTATTTCGCGTGCCGTTGTGTTTCTTCTTCCACAAGGGCATGTTCAGAAACGCGACTTATATTCTACCTGCCTAGTATCAGCTAGGCTTAGTGAATCAGAAAAGTCCTTAACAGAAGTGCATATTTACGGAGCGTAATGGATGAGTTTTCGTCGCCTTTGCGTCTTCTTCAACCTTCAGGCATCTCCCACGACCCAAGTGCCTTCTCCAATCCGTTGGGAAATTATAGATAATGATAATAATGTTATACAGGTCTTGACTCACTGGAGTCGGAGATAAGCACAAAATACGACGCCTTTGCGTTGTATCCAACCTTCAGGCATCTTCCAAAACGCAGGTGCCTTCGCCCCGAAAGAATAATCAGAATAAGTTGGTTTTATAAGCACGTAGCGGGTTTGAACAGTATGATTTGGCTTGGAGAGTAGGGATTGCTTGATCTCATCTATGAGTGGATATCCTTCCTTGGAACCGTAATGACAACCTTCAGCCACTGCGAGTTGAAGAACCCATAGTATAAAAGTTCGACCCTTGGTTTGGATAAGAATGCTGTCCATCAGCGGCGTGTTACAGACGTCGGAGAAAAGATAAATGTCTCTAGGAACGTTCTTCCAGTTGCTTGATTTGAAGGAGATTTTTTCAACCTTTAACTTGGACGGTAAAACTGTGTTTCCAACTTTGAgatcttttggtgtggtgaACGTTGGATTGGAGGTAGTCTTGGAATCTGTAGGGACCATAGGAACTAACGGGATGTCATTCTGGGATGTTTTGAGGAATCGCGGTGCAACATCTTTAAACACCCATCCCGCCAATGGCCGTCCACACGAGCCGAAAAGTAAACGGACACAGGTTTGAACAATTTCTTTGTCTTCAAAAGCTTGCAGTCGGCCCATTGCCCGATTGGCGATGTTAGGCGATTTAATAGTGATTCTCAACTTTGGGTCTACCATGACCTTATCGATCTGTTCACCCTCGGCAGATGCGAGAATGATTCGATGTGAGATTCCAGGTAAGGATAGTACGTCGATCGAAGCAGTGAGTAGATCGTCCAAGGTGAGCTTATCAACAGCGGTGTCCACTTCCGCATCTACACTAAGCGGGTCGAGGAGGGCTGCGAAGACGTCGCGGGCTACAGAGCCGAATTTGGCCATGGCGGCACCGATAAGGACAGACAACTTGAGGGTACGGTCGAGAGGACCGAGATGTGTGTCTGCTTGTAGACGTGCCTGCTCCAATGCTGACTTGAAGCGACTGGCGAAGTCAGGATCGACGCCTTCTTTCGCGTTTCCATGTTCATCGAAGGATTCATGTAGCGTATCCACAAACCGTGTATACGACGATCCCATTTCAAAGCTGTAAACATCGAGTAAGACTGAGGTTATCGGATGGGAATATGTTTGATACCTTTCCACAAGTTCGCTTTTTGTCCAAAGAGGGAGCACTAGTTGTATATGAAGAAGGTCCTTTTTGGTCCATGGGTGGTTCTTTGGGTTGGGGGAGGAGGCCTGGATGAGCCTGGTCGATGCATTGCCGACACTCAAGAAAGAGGCGCTCGTTGTGTCGAGATTCAGGAAAGCAAGGAGAGTCGCTGGTTCGGCCTTGGGACTGGGTAGCGCGTCGGAAGCACAAGCATTTGTGGGTCCGAAAAATACCTTTCCATTGTAGAAAACGTATGTGGTCTGTCTGGCCACATAAACGATTGGTTGGAGATCTGTCTCACGAATAACACGATAAATGAGGTACCACATAGCAACCCTTTTGCCTGCAAGTTCTAATCAACGACTAGCCAACCGGACAGAGTGGAGATCCCAAGTACCTGTACCAGGCTGACCAGTAATGAGAATTTGACGATCTCCCTCCATGGTCCACGTCCACACTTTTGAATATAAATCATCGTAACATTTTCTTGGTCGGAAGGCGTCGTGTGTCATCGGAAACCAGAACCTTCCATTATCATTGTTTTGCGGTTCAATGCCCCGGCACTCTCTATAAAACTTTTGCCAACGCTCATCAGCTTCTTCGAATCTTGTTGCGCTGAATCTCCAATTGTGTATATCTGAATGTTTATTTAGTCGCCAGTCGGCCTAAGGAGTAATTGAAGGCATACTTTTACTGTTGTTTTTGCTCTGCTGAATATATTCATTGAAATTAGTCGTC harbors:
- the ATO1_1 gene encoding Accumulation of dyads protein 2 (antiSMASH:Cluster_10.3), translating into MASTTTRTSGYVREKYTPPIIHSFTLPDHSSVRTTEFDGVIGVDLPSLSIHFEHSQRSLRTSPHGIVNDDRAVSSPAVVMKPKEPSELTIADVWISLYAFWIHRSQLEVHPLILADSTSLKNIDEVLTYLTHSGLAFVPPDAQSPHELLIIRASFWQGAGAPTHLHWLRTPIPSPSLSLLNPFPFTQSFTRSEHVLTTHPLRPPKPAPGSVIYSRYIHQVGEHLTLTHIDASNPDHFASYAKWQNSDRVNVGWREKGPDDKHRVFLANRLADKHIMGFIVAWNGELAGYGEMTWAKEDLMGTYVGGLGDYDQGTHLLIGEEKFRGRQRFTAVMTSMKHACFLRDPRTEVVVGEPRADLPIVPMLIAYLPQELNREFELPHKRGVYFALRRERFFQAAMLD
- a CDS encoding uncharacterized protein (antiSMASH:Cluster_10.3); translation: MLSASPNCSLFRLADVVDEVAVPLTSYSSIAYLKDELTLDVPILMITTPDEEGAVASMTYLNDDYVYDDEFDFVDSESDSDSDNNVFSEIDSDSDSEYDEEESMDVNFIVDQYFNSSEADIEEEKDDDLSSILDQFPAVPKSESEDDSLSSILDQFPKVPLSVCLVDEELGESLMLSKGWSTLIESLEAESKANEYRKSEKGEAWWTGAAVSQGAQVKSEKARKFKCNDGEAWWKF
- a CDS encoding uncharacterized protein (antiSMASH:Cluster_10.3); translated protein: MTTNFNEYIQQSKNNSKNIHNWRFSATRFEEADERWQKFYRECRGIEPQNNDNGRFWFPMTHDAFRPRKCYDDLYSKVWTWTMEGDRQILITGQPGTGKRVAMWYLIYRVIRETDLQPIVYVARQTTYVFYNGKVFFGPTNACASDALPSPKAEPATLLAFLNLDTTSASFLSVGNASTRLIQASSPNPKNHPWTKKDLLHIQLVLPLWTKSELVESFEMGSSYTRFVDTLHESFDEHGNAKEGVDPDFASRFKSALEQARLQADTHLGPLDRTLKLSVLIGAAMAKFGSVARDVFAALLDPLSVDAEVDTAVDKLTLDDLLTASIDVLSLPGISHRIILASAEGEQIDKVMVDPKLRITIKSPNIANRAMGRLQAFEDKEIVQTCVRLLFGSCGRPLAGWVFKDVAPRFLKTSQNDIPLVPMVPTDSKTTSNPTFTTPKDLKVGNTVLPSKLKVEKISFKSSNWKNVPRDIYLFSDVCNTPLMDSILIQTKGRTFILWVLQLAVAEGCHYGSKEGYPLIDEIKQSLLSKPNHTVQTRYVLIKPTYSDYSFGAKAPAFWKMPEGWIQRKGVVFCAYLRLQ